A single Rhizobium sp. NRK18 DNA region contains:
- a CDS encoding ABC transporter ATP-binding protein: MPAIDDPARSGAKAPIAFEVEGLGYEVEGRAVLADVSIAFQPGMISALVGHNGSGKSTLLKLMARQIVASRGQIRIDGCSAADVGARAFARSVAYLPQDLSTAAGMTVKELVGCGRYPWHGAIGRFTETDRQKVAEAMELTDVVDMADRLIETLSGGERQRAWIAMLIAQDSRCLLLDEPTSALDIAHQVEVLSLIRRLAHEKGLSVVIVLHDINMAARYCDAIYALKRGRLVAAGKPVDLMTGGTLEDIYNIRMDVISHPTQSIPLAYVY, translated from the coding sequence ATGCCAGCTATCGACGATCCCGCCCGGTCCGGGGCGAAGGCCCCCATCGCCTTCGAGGTCGAGGGGCTCGGCTACGAGGTCGAGGGACGCGCAGTCCTGGCAGATGTCTCGATCGCCTTTCAGCCGGGCATGATCTCGGCGCTGGTCGGACACAACGGATCGGGAAAGTCGACGCTCCTGAAGCTGATGGCACGCCAGATCGTCGCGTCCCGCGGCCAGATCCGCATTGACGGCTGCAGCGCCGCCGACGTCGGAGCCCGCGCATTTGCCCGCTCCGTCGCCTATCTGCCGCAGGACCTGTCGACCGCCGCCGGCATGACGGTGAAGGAGCTCGTCGGATGCGGACGCTATCCCTGGCACGGAGCGATCGGACGCTTCACCGAGACCGACCGGCAGAAGGTCGCCGAGGCGATGGAACTCACCGACGTGGTGGACATGGCCGACCGGCTGATCGAGACGCTTTCCGGCGGCGAACGACAGCGCGCCTGGATTGCCATGCTGATCGCCCAGGACAGCCGCTGCCTTCTTCTGGATGAGCCGACCTCGGCGCTGGATATCGCCCATCAGGTCGAGGTGCTGTCGCTCATCCGCCGGCTAGCGCATGAGAAAGGCCTTTCGGTCGTCATCGTCCTGCACGACATCAACATGGCGGCGCGCTATTGCGACGCGATCTATGCGCTGAAGCGCGGCAGGCTGGTCGCGGCCGGCAAACCCGTCGACCTGATGACCGGCGGCACGCTCGAAGACATCTACAATATCCGCATGGATGTCATCAGCCATCCGACGCAGTCCATTCCGCTTGCCTATGTTTATTGA